From Actinosynnema mirum DSM 43827, a single genomic window includes:
- a CDS encoding YciI family protein, which produces MKYLIMMQIDSAVLEQLTGEQQREIQEGHAAFMAETKASGEFVGTQALADRSRSKVIRPGADGPEVTDGPFAESKEFLGGYYLVDVEDEARAVELAKRIPDARIPGLALELRPVMFSDFGDA; this is translated from the coding sequence GTGAAGTACCTGATCATGATGCAGATCGACTCGGCGGTGCTGGAGCAGCTCACCGGGGAGCAGCAGCGCGAGATCCAGGAGGGGCACGCCGCGTTCATGGCCGAGACCAAGGCCAGCGGCGAGTTCGTCGGCACCCAGGCGCTGGCCGACCGGAGCCGGTCCAAGGTGATCCGCCCCGGCGCCGACGGGCCCGAGGTGACGGACGGCCCGTTCGCCGAGAGCAAGGAGTTCCTCGGCGGCTACTACCTGGTCGACGTCGAGGACGAGGCCAGGGCCGTCGAGCTGGCCAAGCGCATCCCGGACGCGCGGATCCCCGGACTGGCCCTCGAACTGCGCCCGGTGATGTTCTCCGACTTCGGCGACGCGTGA
- a CDS encoding matrixin family metalloprotease, with product MRIIHKALVGALVALAAAPLALVPARETVLVAAEAILAGRKLTTSGSVACTETGYERQAWKLSAAYTWYYNGGAAPGSVKSTALAAITAATGNAASGANRCGKTGTAAAQQSYAGETTKLSAQVDSYGRCRGNDGKSVTSWGAMPGSILAMTCTYYRSTGVVIASDTLINTANTWFTTIPANCANAFDLQSTITHERLHTLGLAHVSQSANPTATMSPNNAPCNTEKRLLALSDWTGLTQLYGVKK from the coding sequence ATGCGGATCATCCACAAGGCCCTCGTCGGCGCGCTGGTGGCGCTCGCCGCCGCGCCGCTCGCGCTGGTCCCCGCGCGGGAGACGGTGCTCGTGGCCGCCGAGGCGATCCTGGCGGGCCGGAAGCTGACCACGTCCGGGTCGGTGGCGTGCACCGAGACCGGGTACGAGCGCCAGGCGTGGAAGCTGAGCGCCGCGTACACCTGGTACTACAACGGCGGCGCCGCGCCCGGCAGCGTGAAGTCCACCGCGCTCGCCGCGATCACCGCCGCGACCGGCAACGCCGCCTCGGGCGCGAACCGCTGCGGCAAGACCGGCACCGCCGCCGCGCAGCAGAGCTACGCGGGCGAGACCACCAAGCTGTCCGCGCAGGTCGACTCGTACGGGCGCTGCCGGGGCAACGACGGCAAGTCGGTCACCTCCTGGGGCGCGATGCCCGGCAGCATCCTGGCGATGACCTGCACGTACTACCGCAGCACCGGGGTCGTGATCGCGTCCGACACGCTGATCAACACCGCGAACACCTGGTTCACGACGATCCCGGCGAACTGCGCGAACGCGTTCGACCTCCAGTCCACGATCACCCACGAGCGCCTGCACACGCTGGGCCTGGCGCACGTGAGCCAGTCCGCGAACCCGACCGCGACGATGAGCCCGAACAACGCGCCGTGCAACACCGAGAAGCGGCTGCTCGCGCTGAGCGACTGGACGGGGCTGACCCAGCTCTACGGGGTCAAGAAGTAG
- a CDS encoding RNA polymerase sigma factor, whose product MSAGTPVAEGLWRDLAPQALARLLRAHGRAGFDLCEDAVQEALLQAHRQWPGRFPDDPLAWLVAVARRRYADHARGDARRRSREARAALLAPEPPQAGQDDDSLLVLLMCCHPGLPRSGQVALTLRAVAGLSTARIANVYQLPEPTIAQRITRAKRKVAELGLPPPGPADERVTPVLDVLYVMFTEAHHTTTGAPPRDADLAAEAIRLARLLLRAVPSSAEVAGLLALMLLTEARHPARVGPDGALVPLDEQDRALWDRSLIREGAALVDRAVRGARPGPYLLQACVAALHAEAASAEATDWGEVLALYRVLEAVTGRGNPTITLNRVVAQAVVDGSAVALGELDALAAEHPRLPRLDAVRAHVLEQAGRAGEAADAYRRAIAVTTNLAEQRHLRRRLLGVATAGVPAGVTGATTS is encoded by the coding sequence GTGAGCGCCGGAACCCCGGTGGCCGAGGGCCTGTGGCGCGACCTCGCGCCGCAGGCCCTCGCCAGGCTGCTGCGCGCGCACGGCCGCGCCGGGTTCGACCTGTGCGAGGACGCCGTCCAGGAGGCGCTGCTCCAGGCGCACCGCCAGTGGCCGGGGCGCTTCCCCGACGACCCGCTGGCCTGGCTCGTCGCGGTGGCCCGCCGCCGGTACGCCGACCACGCGCGCGGGGACGCCAGGCGGCGCTCGCGCGAGGCGCGCGCGGCCCTGCTCGCCCCGGAGCCGCCGCAGGCCGGGCAGGACGACGACTCGCTGCTGGTGCTCCTCATGTGCTGCCACCCCGGCCTGCCCCGCTCGGGCCAGGTCGCGCTGACCCTCAGGGCCGTGGCCGGGCTGAGCACCGCGCGGATCGCGAACGTCTACCAGCTGCCCGAGCCGACCATCGCCCAGCGGATCACCCGCGCCAAGCGCAAGGTCGCCGAGCTGGGCCTGCCGCCGCCGGGGCCCGCCGACGAGCGGGTGACCCCGGTGCTCGACGTGCTGTACGTGATGTTCACCGAGGCGCACCACACCACCACCGGCGCGCCGCCCCGCGACGCCGACCTGGCGGCCGAGGCGATCCGCCTGGCCAGGCTGCTGCTGCGCGCCGTGCCGTCGTCGGCGGAGGTCGCCGGGCTGCTCGCGCTGATGCTGCTCACCGAGGCCAGGCACCCGGCGCGCGTCGGCCCGGACGGCGCCCTGGTGCCGCTGGACGAGCAGGACCGCGCCCTCTGGGACCGGTCCCTGATCCGGGAGGGCGCCGCGCTGGTCGACCGCGCGGTCCGGGGCGCCCGGCCCGGCCCGTACCTGCTCCAGGCGTGCGTCGCGGCGCTGCACGCCGAGGCGGCCAGCGCGGAGGCGACGGACTGGGGCGAGGTGCTGGCGCTGTACCGGGTGCTGGAGGCGGTGACCGGGCGGGGGAACCCGACGATCACCCTCAACCGGGTGGTGGCGCAGGCGGTGGTGGACGGGAGCGCGGTCGCGCTGGGCGAGCTGGACGCGCTCGCGGCCGAGCACCCCCGGCTGCCCCGGCTCGACGCCGTGCGCGCCCACGTGCTGGAGCAGGCCGGGCGCGCGGGGGAGGCGGCGGACGCGTACCGGCGGGCCATCGCGGTGACCACGAACCTCGCCGAGCAGCGGCACCTCAGGCGGCGGCTGCTCGGGGTGGCGACCGCCGGGGTGCCCGCCGGGGTGACGGGGGCGACTACTTCTTGA
- a CDS encoding aldehyde dehydrogenase family protein, with protein sequence MGLLDGAEWAGRLFTGEWVPSGARPVVEPATGERLGEVGVAEVGDVARAGDVAAGAGRVWAGLGAFERASVLRRAAALFEEHSDEIAGWVVREAGSTRFKAGVEVSAAVAECLEAAALATAPHGELLHSPAPRLSVRRRVPSGVVSVISPFNFPLVLAIRSVAPALALGNAVLLKPDPRTAVSGGVALARVLQEAGLPEGVLHVLPGGREVGEAVVDHPAVRVVSFTGSTAAGREVGARAARALTRSVLELGGNSALVVLADADPAQAAACGAFGSFVHAGQVCMAVGRHLVHESRYDEYVELLAGRAEALRVGDGHRDEVDLGPLIDARQADRVADLVSRSVASGARVVAGGGRDGLFHRPTVLAGCADSTPAYREEVFGPVACVRPFRDVAEAVRLAADSEHGLSLGVVTGDVAAGLALADLVPSGAVHVNDQTFNDDANAPFGGVGASGFGRVGGVAANSEAFTETQWVTARRTAPGFPF encoded by the coding sequence ATGGGTCTGCTGGACGGAGCGGAGTGGGCGGGGCGGTTGTTCACCGGGGAGTGGGTCCCCTCGGGGGCGCGGCCGGTGGTGGAGCCCGCGACCGGTGAGCGGTTGGGCGAGGTCGGGGTCGCCGAGGTCGGGGACGTGGCGCGGGCCGGGGACGTGGCGGCGGGCGCCGGGCGGGTGTGGGCCGGGTTAGGGGCGTTCGAGCGGGCCTCGGTGCTGCGCCGGGCGGCGGCGCTGTTCGAGGAGCACTCGGACGAGATCGCCGGGTGGGTGGTGCGGGAGGCCGGGTCGACCCGGTTCAAGGCCGGGGTGGAGGTGTCGGCGGCGGTCGCCGAGTGCCTGGAGGCGGCGGCGCTGGCCACCGCGCCGCACGGCGAGCTGCTGCACTCGCCCGCGCCGAGGCTGAGCGTGCGGCGGCGGGTGCCCTCGGGGGTGGTGTCGGTGATCTCCCCGTTCAACTTCCCGCTGGTCCTGGCGATCCGTTCGGTCGCGCCCGCGCTCGCGCTGGGCAACGCGGTGCTGCTCAAGCCCGATCCGCGCACGGCGGTGTCCGGCGGGGTGGCGCTCGCGCGGGTGCTCCAGGAGGCCGGGCTGCCCGAGGGGGTGCTGCACGTGCTGCCCGGCGGGCGCGAGGTCGGCGAGGCGGTGGTGGACCACCCGGCGGTGCGGGTGGTGTCGTTCACCGGGTCGACGGCGGCCGGGCGCGAGGTGGGGGCGCGGGCGGCGCGCGCGCTGACCCGGTCGGTGCTGGAGCTGGGCGGGAACAGCGCGCTGGTGGTGCTCGCCGACGCGGACCCGGCGCAGGCGGCGGCGTGCGGGGCGTTCGGGAGCTTCGTGCACGCCGGGCAGGTGTGCATGGCGGTCGGCAGGCACCTGGTGCACGAGTCCCGGTACGACGAGTACGTGGAGCTGCTGGCCGGGCGGGCGGAGGCGCTGCGGGTCGGCGACGGGCACCGGGACGAGGTGGACCTGGGGCCGCTGATCGACGCGCGGCAGGCGGACCGGGTCGCCGACCTGGTCTCGCGCAGCGTCGCGTCGGGCGCGCGGGTGGTGGCGGGCGGCGGTCGCGACGGGCTGTTCCACCGGCCGACCGTGCTGGCCGGCTGCGCGGACTCCACGCCCGCCTACCGGGAGGAGGTGTTCGGTCCGGTGGCGTGCGTGCGGCCGTTCCGGGACGTGGCGGAGGCGGTGCGGCTGGCGGCGGACAGCGAGCACGGGCTGAGCCTGGGCGTGGTGACCGGGGACGTGGCGGCCGGGCTCGCGCTGGCCGACCTGGTGCCGAGCGGGGCGGTGCACGTGAACGACCAGACGTTCAACGACGACGCGAACGCGCCGTTCGGCGGGGTCGGGGCGTCCGGGTTCGGGCGGGTCGGCGGGGTGGCGGCGAACTCGGAGGCGTTCACCGAGACGCAGTGGGTGACGGCGCGGCGAACGGCGCCGGGCTTCCCGTTCTAG
- a CDS encoding CHRD domain-containing protein, with protein sequence MALSSRLAAPAALALALTALAPLGAAQADAGWTHRRADLAGADVVPGPGDEDGDGSAKLRLRDDSAEGELCATVNLRRVLPPTDVQLRRGAAGRNGPLLLSLEPPRGEAVFTRCFDLDVELVREIEDFPERFHITVHDEDFPGGALRGQLRSGV encoded by the coding sequence GTGGCTCTCTCCAGCAGACTGGCCGCCCCGGCGGCGCTGGCACTGGCACTGACCGCGCTGGCGCCGCTCGGGGCCGCCCAGGCCGACGCCGGGTGGACGCACCGCCGGGCCGACCTGGCGGGCGCCGACGTGGTGCCCGGCCCCGGCGACGAGGACGGCGACGGCAGCGCGAAGCTGCGCCTGCGCGACGACTCCGCCGAGGGCGAGCTGTGCGCGACGGTGAACCTGCGCCGCGTGCTGCCGCCCACCGACGTCCAGCTGCGGCGGGGCGCGGCGGGGCGGAACGGGCCGCTGCTGCTGTCGCTGGAACCGCCGCGCGGGGAGGCGGTGTTCACCCGCTGCTTCGACCTGGACGTCGAGCTGGTGCGCGAGATCGAGGACTTCCCGGAGCGGTTCCACATCACCGTCCACGACGAGGACTTCCCCGGCGGCGCGCTGCGCGGTCAACTCCGCTCCGGCGTCTGA